One window of Nymphaea colorata isolate Beijing-Zhang1983 chromosome 11, ASM883128v2, whole genome shotgun sequence genomic DNA carries:
- the LOC116264783 gene encoding adenylate isopentenyltransferase 1, chloroplastic-like, with translation MAGAWKEKVVVIMGSTGTGKSKLSVDIATKFPSEIINSDKMQVYRGLDIATNKIPGHERAGVPHHLMDFVEPSGGLGAGEYTELAAQAISEIAARGRVPILVGGSNSYIQALVSPDLGPEFRYDCCFIWLDVDLEVLAPYLSRRVDEMMDAGLLTEMAEFYDPSESVQRGVRLSIGVPEFNRYFLRYPPDSSSESSSCSSSEEDWDPEEERRKQMLGEVVDEMKLNTVKLAVKQKSRIENFRSRGWDIHRIDATSVFEAAPSQFGHVWENTVLNPALEIVKKFLSPEAAGLKDSAPSPEAPQVKEADKVGPAGLTSPVS, from the coding sequence ATGGCAGGTGCTTGGAAGGAGAAGGTCGTGGTGATCATGGGCTCAACCGGCACCGGAAAGTCGAAGCTCTCCGTCGACATTGCCACCAAGTTCCCCTCCGAGATCATCAACTCTGACAAGATGCAGGTGTACAGGGGCTTGGATATTGCCACCAACAAGATTCCTGGCCACGAGCGTGCCGGCGTGCCGCACCACCTGATGGACTTCGTGGAACCGAGTGGCGGCCTTGGTGCAGGTGAGTACACCGAGCTCGCTGCTCAGGCCATCTCTGAAATCGCTGCCCGCGGCCGGGTTCCGATCCTCGTGGGGGGCTCCAATTCCTACATTCAGGCACTTGTGTCGCCGGATTTGGGGCCTGAATTTCGATACGACTGCTGCTTTATTTGGCTTGACGTCGACCTTGAGGTCCTCGCCCCGTACCTCTCCCGCCGCGTCGACGAAATGATGGACGCTGGACTTTTGACCGAGATGGCGGAGTTCTACGACCCAAGCGAGTCGGTCCAACGTGGAGTGAGGCTCTCCATCGGGGTGCCGGAATTCAACCGCTACTTCCTGCGCTACCCCCCGGATTCGTCGTCGGAATCTTCTTCCTGCTCATCCTCGGAAGAGGACTGGGACCCCgaggaggagaggaggaagCAGATGCTCGGCGAGGTCGTCGACGAGATGAAGCTGAACACGGTCAAGCTCGCAGTGAAACAGAAGTCCAGAATCGAGAACTTCCGGTCTCGCGGATGGGACATCCATCGCATTGATGCGACATCCGTGTTCGAAGCTGCGCCATCGCAATTCGGACACGTGTGGGAGAATACGGTGCTGAATCCTGCATTGGAGATCGTGAAAAAGTTTTTATCCCCAGAAGCGGCCGGCCTGAAAGACTCGGCGCCTTCGCCGGAGGCACCACAGGTGAAGGAGGCAGACAAGGTCGGACCGGCGGGGCTAACATCTCCAGTATCTTGA
- the LOC116263595 gene encoding caffeoylshikimate esterase-like: MAALQMKPELSWRGRLDSVSHGRRRSGRNANGSGFVVAGQARRIEGVSEELNAIARQNLDFAVVRRRVRWAFAGTQQELDHLLFKRAPSGIQMEEWYEVNSRGLEVFCKSWFPPPSSKVRIKGAVFFCHGYGDTCTFFFEGIAKRIAAEGYGVFAMDYPGFGLSQGLHGYIPSFDELVEDVIEQYTKIKGKPLIRKLPHFIFGQSMGGAVALKLHLEQPSMWDGIVLVAPMCKIAEDIMPPDFMVKIAKFLSVALPKVKLFPNEDLSHFTFQELAKRRLAQVNVVSYKDKVRVRTAMELLKTTKEIERQLDKVSAPLLILHGSEDKVTDPQVSQFLYHKASSQDKTIKLYRGGYHCILEGESDERILEVINDIISWLDVQSVINKN; this comes from the exons ATGGCAGCTCTGCAGATGAAGCCTGAACTGTCATGGCGAGGAAGACTCGATTCAGTCTCTCATGGAAGGCGGAGGAGTGGAAGGAACGCCAATGGCTCGGGGTTCGTCGTTGCTGGCCAGGCGCGGAGGATTGAAGGCGTGAGCGAGGAGCTGAACGCCATTGCCCGCCAGAACCTTGATTTTGCGGTGGTACGCCGGAGAGTTCGGTGGGCGTTTGCTGGAACTCAGCAGGAGCTCGATCATCTCCTTTTCAAG AGGGCACCATCTGGCATTCAAATGGAGGAG TGGTATGAAGTGAACTCCAGAGGGTTGGAGGTCTTCTGCAAGAGCTGGTTCCCCCCACCTTCATCGAAGGTTCGCATCAAGGGTGCTGTCTTCTTCTGCCACGGCTATGGCGATACCTGCACCTTCTTCTTCGAAG GAATTGCCAAAAGAATTGCAGCAGAAGGGTATGGAGTTTTTGCAATGGACTATCCAGGGTTTGGTCTTTCGCAAGGGCTGCACGGGTACATACCAAGCTTTGACGAATTAGTGGAGGATGTGATTGAACAATATACCAAGATCAAAG GAAAGCCTCTCATTAGAAAGCTGCCCCATTTCATTTTCGGACAATCTATGGGAGGAGCTGTTGCTCTTAAGCTTCACCTTGAGCAGCCAAGTATGTGGGATGGTATTGTCCTAGTTGCTCCTATGTGCAAG ATTGCAGAAGACATCATGCCACCTGATTTCATGGTAAAGATTGCAAAATTCTTGTCCGTTGCTCTTCCCAAAGTGAAACTCTTTCCCAATGAAGATCTCAGTCATTTCACATTTCAAGAACTTGCCAAACGAAGATTG GCTCAAGTTAATGTGGTCTCATACAAGGACAAAGTGCGGGTAAGGACTGCGATGGAGCTTTTGAAGACCACCAAGGAGATTGAACGTCAGTTAGACAAG GTTTCTGCTCCTTTATTGATACTTCATGGTTCGGAAGACAAAGTGACTGATCCTCAAGTGAGTCAATTTTTGTACCACAAAGCAAGCAGCCAGGACAAGACAATCAAGTTATATAGAGGAGGTTACCATTGCATTTTGGAAGGAGAATCAGATGAGAGGATTCTGGAAGTGATAAATGATATTATCTCATGGCTGGACGTGCAATCTGTTATTAACAAAAATTAG